A region from the uncultured Holophaga sp. genome encodes:
- a CDS encoding M20/M25/M40 family metallo-hydrolase, translating to MDAVVFQPDIERMADWTLRLCAVETTTGQEARLMPLLTELFTELGAELHWQPVEGGRRNLLATWGEPKLLFSTHFDTVPPFIPPHRSGNRLHGRGTCDAKGILVAMSEAIRGLLAAGYRDIAFLGVVGEETDSLGARIALELASRMPRLAAVINGEPTQGILATGQRGSAHLNLRCQGKAAHSGTPEEGINAAFPMLDWIRALRDLPERRDPLLGPEVWNLGTLQAGRAINVVPDEAEAKVFARTVPGTTFSKDVIRLTPACGVVEVLFERAPEIFPQIEGFPFAPVPFASDAHTLRGLARDRFVAMTGPGSIRVAHTQDEYLDLEEAGEGARQYFALGLHLLRNR from the coding sequence ATGGACGCGGTCGTTTTCCAGCCTGATATCGAGCGCATGGCCGACTGGACCCTGCGCCTCTGCGCGGTGGAGACCACCACTGGGCAGGAGGCCCGCCTGATGCCTCTGCTCACGGAGCTCTTCACCGAGCTGGGGGCCGAGCTCCACTGGCAGCCTGTAGAGGGCGGGCGCAGGAACCTCCTGGCCACATGGGGGGAGCCCAAGCTGCTCTTCAGCACCCACTTCGACACCGTTCCCCCCTTCATCCCGCCCCACCGCAGCGGCAACAGGCTGCATGGGCGCGGCACCTGCGACGCCAAGGGCATCCTGGTGGCCATGAGCGAAGCCATCCGGGGGCTCCTGGCCGCAGGGTACCGGGACATCGCCTTCCTGGGGGTGGTGGGTGAGGAGACCGACAGCCTGGGGGCACGCATCGCCCTGGAACTGGCCAGCCGCATGCCCCGCTTGGCGGCGGTCATCAATGGCGAGCCCACCCAGGGCATCCTGGCCACGGGCCAGCGGGGTTCGGCCCACCTGAACCTGCGCTGCCAGGGCAAGGCGGCCCACAGCGGCACGCCGGAAGAGGGCATCAACGCCGCCTTCCCCATGCTGGACTGGATCAGGGCCCTCCGGGACCTGCCCGAGCGCCGGGATCCCCTCCTGGGGCCCGAGGTCTGGAATCTGGGCACCCTCCAGGCGGGCCGCGCCATCAACGTGGTTCCCGACGAGGCCGAGGCCAAGGTCTTCGCCCGCACGGTGCCGGGCACCACCTTCTCCAAGGATGTGATCCGCCTGACCCCCGCGTGCGGAGTGGTGGAGGTCCTCTTTGAGCGCGCCCCGGAGATCTTCCCCCAGATCGAGGGCTTCCCCTTCGCCCCGGTGCCCTTCGCCTCCGATGCCCACACCCTCCGCGGACTCGCCCGGGACCGCTTCGTGGCCATGACGGGGCCCGGCTCCATCCGGGTGGCCCACACCCAGGACGAGTACCTGGACCTGGAGGAGGCGGGGGAGGGTGCCCGCCAGTACTTCGCGTTGGGGCTCCATCTCCTCCGGAACCGCTGA